Part of the Spirochaetota bacterium genome is shown below.
AGATATCAAAAAAAATATCAGCACTGTATATATGTTTGTAAAAGTACTTGCTATTGTTGCTATTTTTGTTCAAGAATACATACTCATACTGCCTTTAGGAATAATAGAAATAGGAATATATTTATGGTATATTTATTCATTAGGTATTAGAAAAGGAATACGATATGTTATATTATTTAATATAATTAGAATATTAAATGTTTGGGATACAATAATTTCTTTACTAAAAAGCTCATTCAGAATAATAAAAATAAATAAATAAAAATTTGAATTTTTATAGTAAGTGTTTTATACTAATATAATACAGTATAGAATCAGTTAATTTTGCTATACAAATGCAAGGGAGCATTCATGGATTTAATTAAAGGAATCAGAGATATTTTTATTAATGATATAGCTGTAGATTTGGGCACAGCTAATACTCTTATTTATGTAAGAGGCAGAGGCATAGAATTATCAGAACCTTCTGTTGTAGCATTACAAACAAGTACAGGAAAAGTGATTGCTGTGGGTAGAGAAGCTAAAAAAATGTTAGGAAAAACACCTGGTGATATTGTTGCTATTCGTCCCATGCAAGATGGTGTTATTGCTGATTTTGAAGTAGTTGGTAAAATGATGAAATACTTTGTTGCAAAAAGTCAACCTTATAAAAAACTTGTTTATCCAAGAATGGTCATAGGTGTACCATCAGGTGTTACCGAAGTAGAACGCAGAGCTGTTCGTGAAGCGGCAGAACAAGCTGGGGCAACTAAAATTCATTTGATTGAAGAATCTCGTGCAGCAGCCTTAGGTGCAGGAATTCCTGTTGAAGAGCCAGCAGGTCATATGGTTGTTGATATTGGTGGTGGTACTACAGAAGTATCTGTACTATCATTAGGTGGTATCGTTATTACTAATTCTATTCGTGTTGGCGGAGATAAATTTGATGAAGCTATTATTAATCATTTGAAACGATATCATAATTTAAGTGTGGGTGAACGAACGGCAGAAGAAGTCAAAATCAAAATTGGATCAGCATATCCATTAAAAACAGTAGAACATATTGATATTAAAGGTCGTGATACTATTTCAGGATTACCAAGAACACTAACTATTGATAGTGTTGAAATTAGAGAATCACTACAAGATGTTGTTAATCAAGTCTTGGATGTTATTCGTTTGACATTAGATCAAACTCCTGCAGAATTAGCAGCAGATATCATTGATCGTGGTATTGTAATGACAGGTGGTGGTGCACTACTTAGAGGTTTGTCCAAGTTTATTGCAAAAAATACCGGCGTTCCATCTTTTCTAGCAGATGAACCATTGACTTGTGTGGTTATGGGATGTGGTAAATTTTTAGAAAATATTAAATATTACGAAACTCCGTATTCAGTATAATTGTGCGCTTTTTTTTCATTCGTTATAAAATTCTCATCAGTGCTTGTACTTTATTATTAATTTCAGTATATTTTATGTCATCAAAAATAGATACAGATAAAATTTATTTAAGATCGCATTTTTATGGTTTTTTATTTAAATTTGAAAATTCTATTTTAGACATAAAAAATTCTCTTGTGAATGTTTTTATAAACACTAAAAATATTCGACAACTTGAAAAAGAGCTAGAAAATTCTGAACAAGAAGTTTTATATTATAAAGAATTATCTCGTTTGTATACTTATTTAAAAGAAGAAAATGATAATCTTCGTCAAATGCTCAGATTAAAACAAGAAATACAATATTCTGTACATTATAGTAAAGTTATTTTTAGAGATCCTTCATTAATGTCTGATTTTTTAGTTATTAATAAAGGTCAAAAAGATGGTCTTAAAATTAATATGCCTGTAGTATATTCATCAGAAAATACAGAAAAATTAATTTTAGTTGGTAAAACAGTTGAAGTTGGTTTGGATTATAGTAGAGTTAGAGTTATTACCGCAAAGAACTTTTTTGTGGGTGTTAAGTCCCAAGAGACGGGATATGCAGGTGTATTAAGAGGACAAGGTTCTTGGAATCAAAATCTTGCTTTGGATTATATTCCTATTGATGCTAATCCTATCTTAGGAGAAAAAATAGTAACTTCTGGTGGTAGTGATATTTATCCAGAAGGTTTGTATATAGGCGAAATTAAAGGTATAGGTCAAAATGTGATTGAAGAGTTCTTTAAAATATTATATATTGAGTCTAAATTTGAATATAGTAAAATATTAGAGGTTTTTGTGCTAGATTATGTAAATAACTACCCTGATTTTAATGAATTTAAGGATACTAATAATGGAATCTAAATATTTTTTTTCTATGTTATATCTTTTTTTAGGGATTTTTCTAGGATTAATGCAATCATTTCAAGTTATTTCTATAGGATCTGTTTCTCCTGATTTTCTCTTATTATTAACGATTGTTTATGCCTTATCAAGAGGTTCTTTTAAAGGAGAGATTTTAGGATTTTTTCTGGGATTAATCTTAGATTTAATGAGTGGTGCATTATTTGGACTTAATGCTTTTGTGTTTACTTTAGTAGGAGCGTGTGCTACTCCATTTCAAAAAATAGCAAAATTGCCAAACATTATTGTATTCATACTTTATATTATTCTTATTACTATAGTCAAATATATATTATATTATGTATTTTTTATTATATATAGAGAAACATCATTATTTGATTTCTATTTTTTCTTAAAAATACCGGGTGAAATTTTAATCAATATAATTTTTGGAAGTATATTATATATTATTTGTGCTCGTTTTGATATAAGAGAAAATTATGAATGGTTTTAACGAATCAATAATATATTGGAATAAAATTAACAATAAATATACGAAATATATAATTTATATTTAGAGAAGATATTTCAAATATAAATTATATTATACTGATTATAAACAAAAGAATACAAACATCTTAATAAACAAATAAAACCCTCGTTAGAGGGTTTTATTTTTAATATAATATATTTATAGTGTTAATAAAATACAAATAATTCCGATATTCAAAAGGTAAGATTACAATTACGAGGACTAACTTATGGCTTATGATTTTAAATCAATAGAACAAAAATGGCAAAAATATTGGTCAGATAATAATTCTTTTAAAGTTACTGAAGATCTAGCATTTCCTAAAGAAAAAAGAGCTTATTTATTAGATATGTTTCCCTATCCATCTGGAAATGGTCTACATGTGGGACATCCAGAAGGGTATACAGCTACAGATATTTATGGACGTTACTTGAGGATGAAGGGTTTTAATGTTTTACATCCTATGGGCTATGATTCTTTTGGTCTTCCAGCAGAACAGTATGCTCTCAAAACAGGGATACATCCTTTGATTTCGACAGAACAAAATATTATTAATTTTGAACGACAGATTAAAAGTCTTGGATTTGCTTATGATTGGGATAGAAAAGTTTGCACTCATAATGCTGATTATTACAAATGGACACAGTTTATTTTTTTAAAATTATTTGAAAAAGGTCTTGCTTACGAAGCTCAAATGCCAGTAAATTGGTGTGAAGAAAGTAGGACTGTCTTAGCTAATGAAGAAGTAGTCAATGGTAAATGTGAACGCACGGGTTATCCTGTAATCAAAAAAAATCTTCGTCAATGGGTACTTAAAATAACTGCTTATGCAGATAGATTGATTGAAGATTTGGATTTGTGTGATTGGCCGGATTCTATCAAATCTCTCCAAAAAAATTGGATAGGTCGCTCAAATGGTGCGGAAATTATTTTTACAGAAGAAAACTCCAATAAAACTATTACTGTTTATACAACACGACCAGATACTCTATATGGTGCTACTTATATAGTATTATCTCCTGGGCATAAATTGGTATCAATAATAACTACAGACAATCAAAAAAAATCTATTCAAGAGTATATTATAGCAACTCAATCGAAAAATGATATGGAAAGAACAGAACTTAATAAAGAAAAGTCAGGTGTTTTTACGGGTGCTTTTGCTATCAATCCTATTAATAATCAAAAAATACCTATTTGGATAGGAGATTATGTTTTGGAAACTTATGGGACAGGTGCTGTTATGGCGGTACCTGCTCATGATGAAAGAGATTATACTTTTGCAAAAAAATATGATTTACCTATTATTCCTGTGGTATCTCCTGATGGCACAAACGCACCAGATTTAACTGACAATGCCTATACTCAATATGGGTTTTCTTTTAATTCTGAAAAATTATCTGGTCTTGAAACAAAAATAATGCAACAAAAAATTATTGAAAAATTAGAAGCTCAACAAAAAGGAAAAGCCAAAGTACAGTACAAATTAAGAGATTGGATTTTTTCTAGACAGCGTTTTTGGGGAGAGCCTATCCCTTTGGTGCATTGTAGTACATGTGGAATTGTTCCCGTTCCTGAATCAGAGCTACCTGTATTATTACCTAATGTAAAAAAATTTTTCCCAGCTTCTACAGGAGAATCACCTTTGGCTGAAGTTGAGGAGTGGGTGAATACCTCTTGTCCAAAATGTGGAATAGAAGCAAAGCGTGAAACAAATACAATGCCTCAATGGGCAGGATCATGTTGGTACTATTTAAGATATATTGATCCGACCAATACTCAAGAATTTATATCTAAAGAAAAAGAAGAATATTGGATGCCTGTTAATCTTTATGTAGGTGGGCAAGAACATGCAGTACTCCATCTATTATATGCACGATTTTGGCATAAAGTATTATTTGACTGTGGTTTGGTTTCTACAAAAGAACCTTTCCATAAACTTGTAAATCAAGGAATGATTCTTGGTGAAAATAACGAAAAAATGAGTAAATCTCGTGGTAATGTTGTAAATCCAGATGATGTCGTAGCAGAATTTGGTGCGGATAGTTTACGCCTTTATGAAATGTTTATGGGACCTTTAGAAATGGGAAAACCTTGGTCTATGAATGGAATAAAAGGTATTAAAAAATTTTTAGATAGAGTTTGGCGATTATTTGAAGATCATGAAATTCTTTCTATACCAATGTCTCCAGAATTATTAAAATTAACTCATAAAACTATTAAAAAAGTATCTCATGATATTGAAACTATTAATCAATTTAATACAGCTATTTCAGCAATGATGATTTTGGTTAATGAGCTAACAACAAAAAAAGAAATTTCGAGAGATTGTTTAGAAATTTTAGCAAAATTATTAGCGCCTTTTGCTCCTCATATGGGAGAAGAATTGTGGGAAATACTAGGCCATCCACCTTTAATTGCAAATCAAAAATATCCAGAATATGATGAATTATTAACTATTGATGATGAGATTGAATTTGTTATTCAAATTAATGGTAAAAGTCGAGATAAGATTATTGTTGCTAAAAATCTTTCAAAAGAAGAGTTAGAAAAAAAAGGTTTAGAATTAGTAAAAGATAGAATACAAGGTAAAGAAATTATTAAATGTATAGTTGTTCCTAATAAATTATTAAATGTTGTGGTAAAATAATATGATAAAAAATAGCATTCTAGGATTCTTTTTTGTTTTAACTCTTATTAGTGTACCAAATTTTTCTCAAACACTAGATCAACAATTGAGAAAAGCACAATCTGTAGGTCAAGTTACTGAAGAAGAAGTTAAAAAAATAATCGAAGCTGCTAGAAATCCTATAACTATGTCTAATATAAATACAAAACAATTTTTTAAAACAGCTCCGGAAGGAATTAGCTCTCTATTTTCTATACCGGAATTAATAGAAGAAGTTAAAATGGGTTTTCTTACTGTTTTTTATCCTAAAGGTTATGGAAAAAATCCTCTCCATTATGGTATTTGGAATGCAATTCCTTTTGTGGTTTTTGATAATAATACTTTAGAATTAAGATTTGGATTGATTTTTGAACATAGACAAGTGGGTTTTGTTCCTGATAATTGGGTAAGCACTTCTATTACTGGTAAAGGTTTTCCTGAAATTAATTTTCTTATTCCGGATTCTAAAACTTTTTTAAGTTTTGCTCATGGTAGTTCGCAATGGCGTTCTACAGTTTTATTAACAGATGCTCAAATAAAAAATTTGGAATTATACACTAAAGATAATGTTAGCCAAGA
Proteins encoded:
- a CDS encoding rod shape-determining protein, whose protein sequence is MDLIKGIRDIFINDIAVDLGTANTLIYVRGRGIELSEPSVVALQTSTGKVIAVGREAKKMLGKTPGDIVAIRPMQDGVIADFEVVGKMMKYFVAKSQPYKKLVYPRMVIGVPSGVTEVERRAVREAAEQAGATKIHLIEESRAAALGAGIPVEEPAGHMVVDIGGGTTEVSVLSLGGIVITNSIRVGGDKFDEAIINHLKRYHNLSVGERTAEEVKIKIGSAYPLKTVEHIDIKGRDTISGLPRTLTIDSVEIRESLQDVVNQVLDVIRLTLDQTPAELAADIIDRGIVMTGGGALLRGLSKFIAKNTGVPSFLADEPLTCVVMGCGKFLENIKYYETPYSV
- the mreC gene encoding rod shape-determining protein MreC produces the protein MSSKIDTDKIYLRSHFYGFLFKFENSILDIKNSLVNVFINTKNIRQLEKELENSEQEVLYYKELSRLYTYLKEENDNLRQMLRLKQEIQYSVHYSKVIFRDPSLMSDFLVINKGQKDGLKINMPVVYSSENTEKLILVGKTVEVGLDYSRVRVITAKNFFVGVKSQETGYAGVLRGQGSWNQNLALDYIPIDANPILGEKIVTSGGSDIYPEGLYIGEIKGIGQNVIEEFFKILYIESKFEYSKILEVFVLDYVNNYPDFNEFKDTNNGI
- the mreD gene encoding rod shape-determining protein MreD, which codes for MESKYFFSMLYLFLGIFLGLMQSFQVISIGSVSPDFLLLLTIVYALSRGSFKGEILGFFLGLILDLMSGALFGLNAFVFTLVGACATPFQKIAKLPNIIVFILYIILITIVKYILYYVFFIIYRETSLFDFYFFLKIPGEILINIIFGSILYIICARFDIRENYEWF
- the leuS gene encoding leucine--tRNA ligase, producing the protein MAYDFKSIEQKWQKYWSDNNSFKVTEDLAFPKEKRAYLLDMFPYPSGNGLHVGHPEGYTATDIYGRYLRMKGFNVLHPMGYDSFGLPAEQYALKTGIHPLISTEQNIINFERQIKSLGFAYDWDRKVCTHNADYYKWTQFIFLKLFEKGLAYEAQMPVNWCEESRTVLANEEVVNGKCERTGYPVIKKNLRQWVLKITAYADRLIEDLDLCDWPDSIKSLQKNWIGRSNGAEIIFTEENSNKTITVYTTRPDTLYGATYIVLSPGHKLVSIITTDNQKKSIQEYIIATQSKNDMERTELNKEKSGVFTGAFAINPINNQKIPIWIGDYVLETYGTGAVMAVPAHDERDYTFAKKYDLPIIPVVSPDGTNAPDLTDNAYTQYGFSFNSEKLSGLETKIMQQKIIEKLEAQQKGKAKVQYKLRDWIFSRQRFWGEPIPLVHCSTCGIVPVPESELPVLLPNVKKFFPASTGESPLAEVEEWVNTSCPKCGIEAKRETNTMPQWAGSCWYYLRYIDPTNTQEFISKEKEEYWMPVNLYVGGQEHAVLHLLYARFWHKVLFDCGLVSTKEPFHKLVNQGMILGENNEKMSKSRGNVVNPDDVVAEFGADSLRLYEMFMGPLEMGKPWSMNGIKGIKKFLDRVWRLFEDHEILSIPMSPELLKLTHKTIKKVSHDIETINQFNTAISAMMILVNELTTKKEISRDCLEILAKLLAPFAPHMGEELWEILGHPPLIANQKYPEYDELLTIDDEIEFVIQINGKSRDKIIVAKNLSKEELEKKGLELVKDRIQGKEIIKCIVVPNKLLNVVVK